A stretch of the Raphanus sativus cultivar WK10039 unplaced genomic scaffold, ASM80110v3 Scaffold2271, whole genome shotgun sequence genome encodes the following:
- the LOC130505434 gene encoding protein DETOXIFICATION 8-like has translation MESGFSLAQREEEDYKNEKSAGMMMKKVSYMAAPMVAVSVSTYLLQVISMVMAGHLDELSLSSVAIATSLTNVTGFSLLVGFSGALETLCGQAFGAEQYRKIGSYTYSSMICLVLICFPISLLWVYMDKLLELFHQDPLISELACRYSIWLIPALFGFSLLQPMTRYFQSQGLVLPLFLSSFGALCFHITFCWLLVYKLRFGIVGAAFSIGVSLWFNVSLLWVFMRDSDLYRESKNLQAQDIFSSMKQFISLAIPSAMMICLEWWSFEILLLLSGLLPNSKLETSVMSICLTASGLHYVLVDAIGAAASTHVSNELGAGNPKSARAAANAALYIGAFDASFVCITLYNYRNTWAYIFSTEVEVAHYATKITLILCLSIFVCSFTAVLSGIARGAGWQRIAGYASIGSYYLVGIPVGSILCFVAKLRGRGLWIGILLGATFQTTVLALVTFFTNWEQEATKARDRVLEMTPKGNQETEIIQEDAQVLLRDISENV, from the exons ATGGAAAGCGGTTTCTCCTTGGcgcagagagaagaagaagattacaAAAATGAGAAATCTGCagggatgatgatgaagaaagtGAGCTACATGGCTGCTCCAATGGTGGCAGTTTCTGTTTCTACGTATCTCCTTCAAGTTATCTCCATGGTTATGGCCGGTCACTTAGAcgagctctctctctccagCGTCGCTATTGCCACTTCTCTTACCAACGTCACTGGCTTCAGCCTCCTT GTTGGGTTTTCAGGTGCGTTAGAGACATTATGTGGTCAAGCTTTTGGAGCAGAGCAATACAGAAAGATTGGTTCATACACTTACAGCTCAATGATATGTCTTGTCTTGATTTGTTTCCCAATCTCTCTCCTTTGGGTCTACATGGACAAACTCTTGGAGCTTTTCCACCAAGATCCTCTCATCTCTGAATTAGCTTGTAGATACTCAATCTGGCTCATACCGGCTTTATTCGGATTTTCGCTCCTTCAGCCTATGACTCGATATTTCCAGTCACAAGGATTGGTTCTTCCTCTCTTCTTGAGCTCTTTTGGAGCTCTCTGTTTTCACATTACCTTTTGTTGGCTTCTTGTCTATAAACTTAGATTTGGAATTGTCGGTGCCGCTTTTTCCATCGGTGTTTCGCTTTGGTTCAATGTATCTTTGCTCTGGGTTTTTATGAGAGATTCTGACCTGTATCGTGAATCCAAGAATCTTCAGGCGCAAGACATCTTCTCGAGCATGAAGCAGTTCATCTCGCTCGCGATTCCCTCTGCAATGATGATTTG CCTGGAATGGTGGTCATTTGAGATTCTGTTACTATTGTCTGGACTCTTACCCAACTCAAAACTCGAAACATCGGTGATGTCCATATG CCTCACAGCTTCGGGTCTGCATTACGTTTTAGTGGATGCAATAGGTGCAGCCGCAAG CACACATGTCTCAAATGAGCTAGGAGCTGGAAACCCAAAGTCAGCTCGAGCAGCAGCTAATGCTGCACTTTACATTGGCGCTTTCGATGCTTCCTTTGTATGCATCACTCTTTACAATTATCGAAATACTTGGGCGTATATCTTTAGCACTGAGGTAGAGGTCGCTCACTATGCAACAAAAATCACATTGATACTCTGCCTATCAATTTTTGTCTGCAGTTTTACCGCCGTGCTCTCAG GGATTGCGAGAGGAGCAGGGTGGCAACGTATAGCAGGATATGCAAGCATAGGATCATATTATCTGGTTGGTATACCGGTTGGTTCTATCTTATGTTTTGTTGCGAAATTGAGGGGGAGAGGACTTTGGATTGGTATACTGTTAGGTGCTACTTTCCAAACGACGGTTCTTGCTCTTGTCACTTTTTTCACCAATTGGGAGCAAGAG GCAACGAAGGCAAGGGATAGAGTATTGGAGATGACACCTAAAGGAAACCAAGAAACAGAAATCATACAAGAGGATGCGCAAGTTTTATTAAGAGATATTTCAGAAAATGTGTAA